The DNA segment CATAGGAAATACAGGCGAAGGGTTTTTGATAAGTATCAAGCAATTACATGGGGATAAACTATCGATAAGATAGCTTTTCCCTATTATAAGCAGGGTCTTTCGGCGTCGGTATTCATAACTCGTTGCAATCGAATGTTCTGAAAGTGAAAATCTTCCTGTTACGGCTATTCCATATTTTTTATATTATTATCAGTAATCTATATTTAAAGACTCTTTTTCACGCATTAACAAAGCGTGATCTATCGCACAGTTTGCACCTCATATACCGAAGCGAATGTCTACGCTTAATAGACAGCCGGGCAACACCCGTATCATTTACGACGCAATCCGGAGGTCCTTCTCATTATGCTCAACCAGAAATTACACCCCGCCCCATCCGACGAATTAACGATCGAAATCGATCTGCTTTATGAAACGGATCCGTGCGAGTTAAAGCTGGATGAAATGATCGAGGCAGAACCGGAACCTGAGATGATTGAGGGGCTACCCGCCTCCGACGCCCTTACCCCAGCCGATCGCTATCTTGAGCTGTTCGAGCATGTGCAATCATCCCGGCTTTTTGCCGACAGTAAAACTTTCCCCGACTGCGCGCCAAAAATGGACCCGCTGGATATTCTGATCCGCTACCGTAAGGTCAGACGACACCGCGACTTTGACCTGCTGCGCTTTGTTGAAAATCACTTCTGGCTACCAGAAACCTGGTCCAGTGAATATGTCTCCAACCCGGAAAATTCACTGAAAGAGCATATTGATCAGCTCTGGCCGGTGCTGACGCGTGAGCCGCAGGATCACATTCCCTGGTCCTCGCTGCTGGCGCTGCCGCAATCCTATATCGTGCCGGGCGGACGTTTTAGCGAAACCTACTACTGGGACTCCTATTTCACCATGCTGGGCCTGGCGGAAAGCGGCCGGGAAGACCTGCTGAAATGTATGGCGGACAACTTCGCGTGGATGATTGAGAATTACGGCCACATCCCCAACGGAAACCGCACATATTATTTGAGCCGCTCGCAGCCACCGGTCTTTGCGCTGATGGTCGAATTGTTCGAAGAGGATGGCGTGCGCGGGGCGCGGCGCTATCTGGATCATCTGAAAATGGAGTACGCCTTCTGGATGGACGGCGCGGAATCTCTGGTGCTCAACCAGGCCTATCGCCATGTCATCAGAATGCCGGACGGTTCCCTGCTCAACCGCTACTGGGACGATCGCGACACCCCCCGCGACGAATCGTGGCTGGAGGATGTGGAAACCGCCAAACATTCGGGTCGCCCGGCCAATGAGGTATACCGGGATCTCCGTGCTGGCGCGGCCTCCGGTTGGGATTACTCATCACGCTGGCTGCGCGATGCAAGCCGGCTGGCCAGCATCCGCACAACCCAGTTCATCCCCATCGATCTGAACGCTTTCCTCTACAAACTGGAGAGCGCGATAGCCAACATTTCCGCCCTGAAAGGCGATCGTGAAACCGAAGCGGCATTTCGCCAGAAAGCCAGCGATCGCCGCGCCGCCGTAAACCGCTATCTGTGGGATGACGAGAATGGCTGCTATCGGGATTACGACTGGCGGCGCGAGCAAATGGCGCTCTTTTCCGCCGCCAGTATCGTGCCGCTGTATGTCGGCATGGCGACTCACGAGCAGGCAGACCGCCTCGCTAACGCCGTTCGCAGCCGTCTGCTGACGCCTGGCGGGATCATGGCGACAGAGTATGAAACCGGCGAGCAATGGGATAAGCCTAACGGCTGGGCGCCGCTACAGTGGATGGCAATCCAGGGCTTCAAGCTGTACGGCGACGATATGCTGGGGGATGAAATTGCCCGCAACTGGTTAAAAACCGTCAATATTTTTTACCAGCAGCACCATAAACTGATCGAAAAGTACCATATTGCCTGCGGCACGCCGCGTGAAGGGGGCGGCGGGGAATATCCGTTGCAGGATGGGTTTGGCTGGACCAATGGCGTGGTTCGCCGTTTGATTGGTTTATACGGCGAACCATAGCGACGTTACCGAATCTCGTTATAAATGGCGGTCTGAATCTTTAACCATTTTTTGTTTTCCACGCTGGGCTCGGCCTGAACACGCAGCCGGGCCTGCTCCATATCATGCTGCTGGCGCATCACCACCGCCGGAACGGTACAAAAACTTTGCAGATACTTTTTATGCAGCGACGTCAGCGACGCTCCGTTCAGCATGGCGTGGCTCAGCGACGTCAGGAAGCGTCGGCAGGGTTTTACCTCATCCATCAGCGAAGGGTAGCGCAGCAGCAGTTGCAGCACATCGGCATTGCCCGCCGAAAACGCCTGTTCGGTCCAGGCCAGCTGCCAGTTCATCCCGCCCTGTAAGAACAACGCCGTAACGCGCGTATCATTACGGTCGATCGCCGAGCGCATATTAAACGGGTCCCAGGTGATCCCCATGCGGCTCATGGTTTCCCGCGCGGAGGGCGCCTCAAGCCGGGCGTCATCCTGCATGACCTCGTCGCGTTGTACGGGCGCGGCAGAAGGAGGCGGCGAGCTGAACAACCAAAACGCCCCCACCAGGATCGCCAGCACCATTGCGCCAACCCCGCCCCACAACACCCCGGAAATCAGCTGCTCACGCTCTTCAGCCGTCCGCTGCTGTCGCTTGTGAGGCGGTTCAATACTCTCGCCAATTTCCTGGTTATCTCCCCCCGCCAGCGCGTCTTTTTCTCGCGCCTCCTCCCAGAATTTCTCCACCACGCCCTCATCGGACGCCATAAACGAAGCCGGGTTTATGCGAGTGCGTTTTTCATTAAACGCCCGCTGTACCGAGCGGGTGATCTGCCGGAACTGACAATCCAGTAGCGACAACTGTACGGAACTGAGCGGCTGCCCGGCGATGATGCCGTTACGCGCCTGACGGCAATCCTCAAGGAACATACGCAGGGTCGTACGCGGCTCAACAAACAGCGTCAGCGCAGACGCGTCTTTGAAAAATGCGGAATAGTGACGGGCAAACGACTTTTTATCGACCACCATCAATGCCAGCTCGCTGAACAGCATCGCGCTGAGCGCATCCTGTCCTTCGCTGAGTTTTAACCAGCGTCGCAGACGATCGGCGCCAAAATGCAGCTTCAGGTAGCTATTCAACTGATGACGATCCGGCCACACCTGCGAAATAAGCGCTTTCAGCGTGAGTTCAATCGCCCGCAGCTGACGCCGGGCCTGTATTTGCGCGTCCTGATTGCCTGCATCAATATCAGTCTGATAAGTGAGAAGCGGCTGCCGCTGGCGCAGTTGTTCCAGCGACGCCACAAAACGCAGGGCGGCAAGCAGTTGGTTTTCACTGACATCCTTCCCGCTGTCATATTGCGGAACATACTGCTGGAGATGTCGCAAATGCAGCATAAACTGGCTCAGTTGCGCATCGTTTATATGTAATTTTTTTGCCACCACGCTCCAGCCGCCTAAATTAAGGCGGGCTTGATCCAGTTGTTCCATAAACCAGCGCGGTTCTTTTCCTTCCGCAACATGTACGCCCAGCAGCAGCAGGATCTCCACTGACGCCTGACGGATGATGCCCAGACAGTGTTCAAAAGGCGAATGCATCGCCTGCGAAGCGTTATTCGTCATGATCGTCCCTAAAAAAGCCCCTCCATAAAGAAGGCTTTTAATATTATTTTAATTATCTGTTTTGATAGATATAACAGATTTTTTTGGCATTACAGTGACTATAACGCAAAGGTTGAGAAATTTATTTTGGGCGGCGAGGGAAATAAAGAGAAGTCGATGAACAGTCATCGCGGAATATTAAAATTAACGTCAGGAATAAAACAGCGTTCCTGAAATAAGTTTATCCTTAATCTAAATTAATGTTGCGGGTGTAAACCACCCGCTTAATATTATCATCCTGATTATAAGAACATGCCGCCCGACACTTCGATACGCTGCGCGGTCATCCAGCCCAGTTCATCACTGAGCAACGCGGCGATGGCATCACCAATATCGTCCGGCAAACCAACCCGTCCCAGGGCAGTTTGTGACGCGATATACGCATTCAGTTGTTCATTGTCCCGCACATTGCCGCCGCCAAAATCAGTTTCAATGGCTCCCGGCGCAATGATGTTCACGCTAATGCCGCGTTCGCCCAGCTCTTTTGCCTGATAACGCGTCAGCACTTCCATCGCCCCCTTCATCGCGGCATAAGCGCTGTAGCCAGGCAACGCAAAACGGGCCAGCCCCGTCGACACATTGAGGATCCTGCCGCCATTCTTCAGCAGGGGTAACAGCCCCTGAGTCAGGAAAAACGGCCCTTTAAACTGAATGTTCAAAAGCTGGTCAAACTGCGCTTCAGTGAAGGTCGAATACGGCGCGTTGATGCCGATTCCGGCATTGTTCAATAAATAATCAAACGAATCACGCTGCCACTCCGTTTTCAGGGTTTCCCGCACCTTTTCAACAAACGCCGGGAATCCCGAAATATCCCCGACATTCAACTGCAATGCTGCGGCTTTCCCGCCTGATTGCGTAATTTCATGCACGACCTGCTGCGCCTCTTTTTCATTGCTGTTCCACGTCAGAATGATCCCGATTCCTCTGCTCGCCAGCTTAAGCGCCGCGTTTTTACCGAGCCCTCGGCTGCCGCCGGTCACTAATGCGATACGTTGCGTCATAAGAAACCTCATTTCAGGTGTTGTGAAGATTGAGAAAGAGCTTATTAGGTGTTAGAAAAACAATAAATGTAGCGAAATGCGCTTCACTGTTTCATTCAGAACAACACCGGGACCTCGCGATGGATAAAATTCACGCAATGCAGTTGTTCATTCGCGTCGCTGAACTGGAGAGTTTTTCCCGCGCCGCCGAAACATCAGGCCTTCCTAAAGGTAGCGTATCCCGCCAGATACAGGCGCTGGAAAACCACCTCGGCACGCAGTTGCTGCACCGCACCACCCGGCGGGTTCAGCTTACTCAGGACGGAATGGTGTATTACGAACGTGCGAAAGATCTGCTGACGAACCTGGACGAGCTGGACGGTTTATTCCAGCACGACCCGGCCAGCATCAGCGGCAAGCTGCGGGTCGATATGCCGGTTGGGGTCGCCAAGAACCTGGTGATACCGCGCCTGCCCGCGTTTTTACAGCAGTATCCGGGTATTGAGCTGGAACTCAGCAGCAGCGATCGCCTGGTGGATTTGATACGGGAAGGGTTCGACTGCGTGGTGCGGGTCGGGGCGCTAAAGGATTCCGGGTTGATCGCCCGCCCGTTGGGAAAGCTGTCGGTCATTA comes from the Citrobacter koseri ATCC BAA-895 genome and includes:
- a CDS encoding LysR family transcriptional regulator gives rise to the protein MDKIHAMQLFIRVAELESFSRAAETSGLPKGSVSRQIQALENHLGTQLLHRTTRRVQLTQDGMVYYERAKDLLTNLDELDGLFQHDPASISGKLRVDMPVGVAKNLVIPRLPAFLQQYPGIELELSSSDRLVDLIREGFDCVVRVGALKDSGLIARPLGKLSVINCASPQYLARFGYPEGLDDLASHAVVHYSVNLGTRPQGFEVATANGTQWIKTGGILTVNSTETYHAACLAGLGIIQVPRIGVREALRAGTLIEILPQYRADPMPVSLLYPHRRNLSRRVHLFMEWLTGVMKDYVD
- a CDS encoding SDR family NAD(P)-dependent oxidoreductase, translating into MTQRIALVTGGSRGLGKNAALKLASRGIGIILTWNSNEKEAQQVVHEITQSGGKAAALQLNVGDISGFPAFVEKVRETLKTEWQRDSFDYLLNNAGIGINAPYSTFTEAQFDQLLNIQFKGPFFLTQGLLPLLKNGGRILNVSTGLARFALPGYSAYAAMKGAMEVLTRYQAKELGERGISVNIIAPGAIETDFGGGNVRDNEQLNAYIASQTALGRVGLPDDIGDAIAALLSDELGWMTAQRIEVSGGMFL
- a CDS encoding STY4199 family HEPN domain-containing protein: MTNNASQAMHSPFEHCLGIIRQASVEILLLLGVHVAEGKEPRWFMEQLDQARLNLGGWSVVAKKLHINDAQLSQFMLHLRHLQQYVPQYDSGKDVSENQLLAALRFVASLEQLRQRQPLLTYQTDIDAGNQDAQIQARRQLRAIELTLKALISQVWPDRHQLNSYLKLHFGADRLRRWLKLSEGQDALSAMLFSELALMVVDKKSFARHYSAFFKDASALTLFVEPRTTLRMFLEDCRQARNGIIAGQPLSSVQLSLLDCQFRQITRSVQRAFNEKRTRINPASFMASDEGVVEKFWEEAREKDALAGGDNQEIGESIEPPHKRQQRTAEEREQLISGVLWGGVGAMVLAILVGAFWLFSSPPPSAAPVQRDEVMQDDARLEAPSARETMSRMGITWDPFNMRSAIDRNDTRVTALFLQGGMNWQLAWTEQAFSAGNADVLQLLLRYPSLMDEVKPCRRFLTSLSHAMLNGASLTSLHKKYLQSFCTVPAVVMRQQHDMEQARLRVQAEPSVENKKWLKIQTAIYNEIR
- a CDS encoding alpha,alpha-trehalase; amino-acid sequence: MLNQKLHPAPSDELTIEIDLLYETDPCELKLDEMIEAEPEPEMIEGLPASDALTPADRYLELFEHVQSSRLFADSKTFPDCAPKMDPLDILIRYRKVRRHRDFDLLRFVENHFWLPETWSSEYVSNPENSLKEHIDQLWPVLTREPQDHIPWSSLLALPQSYIVPGGRFSETYYWDSYFTMLGLAESGREDLLKCMADNFAWMIENYGHIPNGNRTYYLSRSQPPVFALMVELFEEDGVRGARRYLDHLKMEYAFWMDGAESLVLNQAYRHVIRMPDGSLLNRYWDDRDTPRDESWLEDVETAKHSGRPANEVYRDLRAGAASGWDYSSRWLRDASRLASIRTTQFIPIDLNAFLYKLESAIANISALKGDRETEAAFRQKASDRRAAVNRYLWDDENGCYRDYDWRREQMALFSAASIVPLYVGMATHEQADRLANAVRSRLLTPGGIMATEYETGEQWDKPNGWAPLQWMAIQGFKLYGDDMLGDEIARNWLKTVNIFYQQHHKLIEKYHIACGTPREGGGGEYPLQDGFGWTNGVVRRLIGLYGEP